A window of the Methyloprofundus sp. genome harbors these coding sequences:
- a CDS encoding phosphopantothenoylcysteine decarboxylase/phosphopantothenate---cysteine ligase has protein sequence MQLCHNIYNLSILGYLILKRILLGITGGIAAYKSAELVRSLRKQDYEVRVVMTQSALQFMTELTLQALSGNPVHTELLDVNQENSMGHINLARWADALLIAPATANCLAKLSHGLADDLLSTLYLAAQCPVFIAPAMNQAMWHKAVTQENIQRLKQHGVQFIGPESGSQACGESGLGRMSEPENIISYLNAQNNPAILQHKKILITAGPTREPLDPVRYITNRSSGKMGFALAAQAQLLGAEVILISGPTQLPAPNGVHMVFVESAADMYNAVMQQVPNQDIMIAAAAVADYTPDTIAIQKIKKQGTQVELSLRKTKDIVASVAALTNKPFTVGFAAETHNLEHYAQDKLARKKLDMIAANWVGQTEGGFDSAVNALQVYWQNGAQTFTMTDKTQLAKQLLTLIAERYHA, from the coding sequence ATGCAACTCTGCCATAATATCTATAATTTAAGCATTTTAGGGTATTTAATATTGAAACGTATACTTCTTGGTATTACTGGCGGCATTGCAGCCTATAAGTCGGCAGAATTAGTTAGGTCACTGCGTAAACAAGATTATGAAGTCAGAGTGGTGATGACTCAGTCTGCTTTACAATTTATGACAGAGCTGACCTTGCAAGCATTATCAGGTAACCCTGTGCATACCGAACTATTAGATGTTAACCAAGAAAATTCGATGGGACATATTAATTTGGCACGTTGGGCTGATGCGCTACTCATAGCACCAGCAACAGCTAACTGCCTTGCCAAGTTAAGTCATGGACTAGCAGATGATTTGCTCAGTACTTTATATTTGGCTGCACAATGCCCTGTTTTTATTGCCCCTGCCATGAATCAAGCAATGTGGCATAAAGCAGTAACCCAAGAAAATATACAGCGCCTTAAGCAACATGGCGTGCAGTTTATTGGCCCAGAATCTGGCAGCCAAGCCTGTGGTGAATCTGGCTTAGGACGTATGAGTGAGCCAGAGAATATTATCAGTTACCTTAATGCTCAAAATAACCCAGCAATTTTACAACACAAAAAAATATTGATTACTGCTGGCCCTACACGAGAGCCTTTAGACCCAGTTCGTTATATTACTAATAGAAGTTCTGGTAAAATGGGCTTTGCATTGGCAGCACAAGCTCAGCTATTAGGTGCTGAAGTGATTTTAATTAGCGGGCCAACACAGCTACCAGCCCCTAACGGTGTACATATGGTTTTCGTGGAGAGTGCTGCCGATATGTATAACGCGGTCATGCAGCAGGTGCCAAACCAAGATATTATGATTGCTGCTGCGGCAGTTGCCGATTACACCCCTGATACTATCGCCATACAGAAGATAAAAAAACAAGGCACGCAAGTTGAGCTAAGTTTGCGTAAAACCAAAGATATCGTTGCGAGTGTTGCTGCATTAACAAATAAACCATTTACAGTTGGCTTTGCAGCTGAGACCCATAATTTAGAACACTATGCACAAGACAAGTTAGCGCGTAAAAAATTAGATATGATTGCGGCAAATTGGGTAGGGCAAACAGAAGGCGGCTTTGACTCCGCAGTTAATGCTTTACAAGTATACTGGCAAAACGGCGCACAAACATTCACTATGACCGATAAAACACAACTGGCTAAACAGTTACTGACCTTAATAGCCGAGAGATACCATGCATAA
- a CDS encoding DNA repair protein RadC, which produces MRITDWPADERPREKLLEQGADVLSDAELLAIFLRIGIKGKTAVDLAQDLLEDFGSLQALLQADYANFTKAKGLGAAKYAQLQAVLEMARRHTFEVLDRGDVLSSPEATRAYLVQKLRHYQHEVFACLFLDNQHHILEFEELFSGTIDGASVYPREVVKKALQHNAAAIIFAHNHPSGIAEPSQADRHITDKLKQALSLIDIRVLDHFIIGDGQPYSFAEHGLL; this is translated from the coding sequence ATGCGTATTACTGATTGGCCTGCCGATGAGCGGCCACGAGAAAAATTATTGGAACAAGGTGCGGATGTTTTGTCCGATGCCGAATTATTGGCTATTTTTTTGCGTATTGGTATTAAAGGCAAAACAGCCGTTGATTTAGCTCAAGATTTGCTGGAAGACTTTGGCTCCTTACAAGCTCTCTTGCAGGCTGATTATGCCAACTTTACTAAGGCGAAAGGTTTGGGTGCTGCAAAATATGCACAATTACAAGCCGTTTTGGAAATGGCACGGCGGCATACCTTTGAAGTGCTAGACCGCGGTGATGTGCTCAGTAGCCCGGAAGCAACACGTGCCTACCTAGTCCAGAAACTTAGGCATTATCAGCATGAAGTATTTGCCTGTTTATTCTTGGATAATCAGCACCATATACTGGAGTTTGAAGAATTATTCAGCGGTACAATTGATGGAGCAAGTGTTTATCCGCGTGAAGTCGTTAAAAAAGCACTGCAACATAATGCGGCAGCTATCATTTTTGCGCATAATCACCCATCAGGTATTGCAGAGCCAAGCCAGGCTGATAGGCATATTACCGATAAATTAAAGCAAGCGCTCAGCTTGATAGATATTCGGGTGCTAGATCACTTCATTATCGGTGACGGTCAGCCATACTCCTTTGCCGAGCATGGCTTATTGTAA
- a CDS encoding phosphoribosylaminoimidazole-succinocarboxamide synthase encodes MNAPAALFDTSISNLKLRARGKVRDIYDVDADHLLIVTTDRMSAFDVVLPDPIPGKGLVLTSVSNFWFAKMQHIIPNHLATLSLEEVVPDATERAQIEGRSIVVKKLTPLPVEAIVRGYLIGSGWADYQKTGSICGIELPKNLQQAQQLPEAIFTPSTKAAVGDHDENISFAETVPLLGEALATQVRDISIRLYTQAAEYAKERGIIIADTKFEFGLDEQGKLYLIDEALTPDSSRFWPAEQYQIGMSPPSFDKQFIRDYLESLDWDKTAPGPKLPDEIVRVSSEKYHEAMHKLIDA; translated from the coding sequence ATGAATGCTCCTGCTGCTTTATTTGACACATCAATCTCTAACCTTAAATTACGTGCCCGTGGCAAAGTGCGTGATATTTATGATGTCGATGCCGACCATTTATTAATTGTTACCACTGATCGCATGTCTGCTTTTGATGTGGTCTTACCTGACCCAATACCTGGCAAAGGTTTAGTGCTAACTTCTGTATCCAATTTTTGGTTTGCCAAGATGCAACATATCATTCCTAACCATTTGGCGACTCTCAGCCTAGAAGAGGTTGTGCCAGATGCAACTGAGCGCGCACAAATCGAGGGGCGCTCTATTGTAGTTAAAAAATTAACTCCTTTACCGGTAGAAGCCATTGTACGTGGTTACTTAATTGGCTCGGGGTGGGCTGATTACCAAAAAACTGGCAGTATTTGCGGTATTGAATTACCCAAAAACTTACAGCAAGCACAGCAATTACCTGAGGCTATTTTCACACCGTCAACAAAAGCTGCCGTGGGCGACCATGATGAAAATATTTCATTTGCCGAAACCGTTCCTTTATTAGGTGAAGCACTGGCAACACAAGTGCGTGACATCAGTATCCGTTTGTACACTCAAGCTGCTGAATATGCCAAGGAGCGAGGCATTATTATTGCAGATACCAAATTTGAATTTGGCTTGGATGAACAGGGCAAGTTATATTTAATTGATGAAGCGTTAACACCTGATTCATCGCGATTCTGGCCTGCCGAGCAGTACCAGATTGGCATGAGCCCGCCTAGCTTTGATAAACAGTTTATACGCGATTATTTGGAAAGCTTAGACTGGGATAAAACCGCTCCGGGGCCAAAATTACCCGATGAAATTGTACGTGTTAGTAGTGAGAAATATCATGAAGCGATGCATAAATTGATTGATGCGTAA
- a CDS encoding electron transport complex protein RnfA — protein MNPESLSFIFLSAFLINNFVLAMFLGLCPFVGVSAKRDTAFNMSLATTFVMFVSSTCAYGINQVLIAFDIEFLRLISYIALIASSVQLVEMILKKFSPSLFRALGIFLPLITTNCAILGVALFQTSRGYDFLQSVSFSLGAGAGFGLAIILMAGLREKLELSNLPNITQAAALSMMLAGILSLTFMGFAGLGSTTA, from the coding sequence ATGAATCCCGAATCACTCAGTTTTATTTTTCTCAGTGCATTTTTGATTAACAATTTCGTCTTGGCGATGTTCTTAGGCTTGTGCCCGTTTGTTGGGGTATCTGCCAAACGTGATACCGCATTTAATATGAGCCTCGCCACGACTTTCGTGATGTTTGTCAGCTCGACTTGTGCTTATGGCATCAACCAAGTATTGATCGCTTTTGATATCGAGTTTCTACGCCTAATTAGCTACATTGCCTTAATCGCGTCTTCAGTACAATTAGTGGAAATGATTTTAAAGAAATTCAGCCCGAGTTTGTTCCGTGCTTTGGGGATTTTCTTACCGTTAATTACCACTAACTGCGCAATTTTAGGCGTTGCACTATTTCAAACTTCACGCGGCTATGATTTCTTACAATCGGTCTCGTTTAGCTTAGGCGCGGGGGCAGGCTTTGGCTTGGCAATTATCTTGATGGCTGGCTTGCGTGAAAAACTGGAACTTTCCAATTTACCTAATATTACCCAAGCAGCTGCACTGAGCATGATGTTGGCAGGCATTTTATCATTAACCTTTATGGGCTTTGCGGGATTAGGTAGTACCACAGCTTAA
- a CDS encoding electron transport complex protein RnfE, whose amino-acid sequence MTTQSTKKEIPLTLEVFTAGIWKENPVFVMMLGLCPVLAVTNSVLNSLAMGIASIFVLVCSNALVSALRNFIPKQVRITTYIIIIATFVTLVDYIIQAVSLDLYNKLGAFIQLIVVNCLILGRAEAYASKNSFTKSVISAFGMGLGFTLALVMLGGVRELLGAGQLLGYQVFSTNFEPWVVMILPPGGFIVLGSWLLLINYLSQRKTNKLISNEAASHCNVQGSPS is encoded by the coding sequence ATGACGACACAAAGCACAAAAAAAGAAATCCCACTTACCCTCGAAGTCTTTACCGCAGGTATCTGGAAAGAAAACCCGGTATTTGTCATGATGCTAGGGCTATGTCCGGTATTAGCGGTCACCAATTCGGTTTTGAATTCTCTGGCCATGGGTATCGCCAGTATTTTTGTACTGGTTTGTTCCAATGCCTTAGTCTCGGCATTGCGCAACTTTATTCCCAAGCAAGTGCGCATTACCACCTATATTATTATCATTGCTACCTTTGTAACTTTGGTGGATTATATTATTCAAGCAGTTAGTTTAGATTTATACAATAAGCTTGGTGCCTTTATTCAGTTAATCGTGGTGAATTGTTTAATTTTAGGCCGTGCTGAAGCCTACGCTTCTAAAAATTCATTTACCAAATCGGTTATCAGTGCTTTTGGTATGGGCTTAGGCTTTACCTTAGCACTAGTCATGCTCGGTGGCGTACGTGAATTATTAGGTGCGGGACAGTTATTAGGCTATCAAGTGTTTAGTACTAATTTTGAACCGTGGGTAGTGATGATTTTACCGCCAGGTGGCTTTATCGTACTGGGCTCATGGCTATTACTGATTAACTATCTCAGCCAGCGTAAAACCAACAAATTAATTAGCAACGAAGCCGCATCGCATTGCAATGTCCAAGGTAGTCCATCATGA
- a CDS encoding electron transport complex protein RnfG, protein MSTLEKQVPELPSSTKLITTLATVAMISGLLVVLVYEFTKPIIAENQRLATERAIFKVLPQAKTRLTFIVEQEQLKLADDKSTGELIYAGYDKNKQLVGIAINAAAQGYQDVIKLLYGYNHATGCITGYDVLKSTETPGFGTKITSDVEFLANFNCLDAKVNSTQTGLANTISTVRHGNKQHAWEIDAISGSTITSNALGRMLNQSGQAIHPVIAKNLELLKQAQQL, encoded by the coding sequence ATGAGCACTCTGGAAAAACAAGTACCCGAACTGCCCTCTAGTACTAAGCTGATTACCACATTGGCGACCGTCGCCATGATTTCTGGTTTGCTGGTGGTATTAGTCTATGAATTTACCAAACCTATTATTGCCGAGAACCAACGCTTGGCTACCGAGCGCGCTATTTTTAAAGTATTACCTCAAGCAAAAACGCGCTTAACGTTTATCGTTGAGCAAGAGCAATTAAAGCTGGCAGATGATAAAAGTACAGGTGAATTAATTTATGCCGGCTATGATAAAAATAAGCAACTAGTCGGTATTGCCATCAATGCTGCGGCACAAGGCTATCAAGATGTCATTAAACTATTGTATGGCTATAACCATGCAACTGGCTGTATAACGGGGTATGATGTGCTAAAAAGCACTGAAACACCTGGTTTTGGTACCAAAATCACTTCTGATGTCGAATTTTTAGCTAATTTTAACTGCTTAGACGCTAAAGTGAATAGTACCCAAACAGGTTTAGCCAATACCATCAGCACAGTACGCCATGGCAACAAACAGCACGCTTGGGAAATTGATGCCATTTCGGGTTCAACCATTACCTCTAATGCACTGGGGAGAATGCTAAACCAGAGCGGACAAGCGATACACCCTGTAATTGCCAAAAATTTAGAATTGCTAAAACAGGCACAACAATTATAA
- a CDS encoding electron transport complex protein RnfD, with translation MAKSDLKIDIRTSPYIRKAPTVAQIMRNVVYALVPLVIYAVYQFGISALALVIITTLSCMLTEHFFCKMSAKKSTITDASAVITGLLLAMTLPPGFPLWMGAIAGFTAIAMGKTLFGGLGFNVFNPALVGRAFIQAAFPVSITTWTPALATDRFVEFIPSTLALPFMKPLPTADWTAQVALDGFSGATPLALMKFQGIMTDTYDLFFGTIAGSTGETSSLLILICGFYLVYRKMLDWRIPAAVLFGTAISAEFFYFMDPTKYPSPGFMVCSGGLMFAAVFMASDMVASPVTPLGIFVFGCLVGFLTVIIRLFGGLTEAVMYAILFGNAATPLIESYTQPRIYGARKQAKDK, from the coding sequence ATGGCTAAATCTGATTTAAAAATTGATATACGCACCTCGCCGTATATCCGCAAAGCACCGACCGTTGCACAAATTATGCGCAATGTGGTCTATGCATTAGTGCCATTAGTCATTTATGCCGTGTATCAATTTGGTATTAGTGCTTTGGCTTTAGTTATTATCACTACTTTGAGTTGTATGCTCACTGAGCATTTTTTCTGCAAAATGTCAGCTAAAAAATCCACGATTACCGATGCTAGTGCGGTGATTACCGGTTTATTGCTGGCGATGACCTTGCCGCCAGGATTTCCTTTATGGATGGGCGCAATTGCTGGTTTTACTGCTATCGCCATGGGTAAAACTTTATTTGGTGGTTTAGGCTTTAATGTTTTTAACCCGGCATTAGTCGGCCGTGCATTTATACAAGCCGCCTTTCCAGTCTCCATTACTACTTGGACTCCTGCCTTAGCAACAGATCGTTTTGTCGAGTTTATTCCCTCAACATTAGCTCTGCCATTTATGAAACCGCTGCCCACTGCCGATTGGACAGCACAAGTGGCACTGGATGGTTTTAGTGGTGCAACACCTCTGGCACTAATGAAATTCCAAGGCATCATGACCGATACCTATGATTTATTTTTTGGCACGATTGCAGGCTCTACGGGGGAAACATCAAGTTTATTAATATTAATTTGCGGCTTTTATTTAGTGTACCGAAAAATGCTGGATTGGCGTATTCCCGCAGCAGTACTTTTTGGCACCGCAATTTCTGCTGAATTTTTCTACTTTATGGATCCAACAAAATACCCGTCTCCAGGGTTTATGGTCTGTTCTGGCGGCTTGATGTTTGCTGCCGTCTTTATGGCCAGTGATATGGTTGCTTCACCTGTCACCCCATTGGGAATTTTTGTATTTGGTTGTTTGGTCGGATTTTTAACGGTTATTATTCGCTTATTTGGCGGCCTGACTGAAGCAGTCATGTATGCCATCTTATTTGGTAATGCCGCCACACCCTTAATCGAATCTTATACTCAGCCTCGCATTTATGGTGCGCGTAAGCAAGCTAAGGATAAATAA
- a CDS encoding electron transport complex protein RnfC, producing MDLFKLFKKNTFSHGIHLDEYKDETNAKTTRRLPFAPELTLPLSQNTGKPAKAIVHKGQQVTRGEIIAVADGFMSVPLHSPVTGTIKAIDIAKTAEGGKQPAIIITTALSSGQHLLTSDIRNDYLQISREELIQAVQNTGMVGLGGAAFPSHVKMKIPADTNIHTVLINGCECEPFMTTDHRVMLERVEQLLHGIRIAMKCVAAPKAIIGIEDNKLDVLHAIEPHLPTDGSITIKAIITKYPQGAQKMLAYALLGIEIPSGQRSSSVGLAIFNVATLAKIGALLPANQGLIERIVTITGDNIAHPGNYLIPFGTPLSFLLEHVGFKGEEASLILGGPMMGMAVRSLDMPTTKATGTVLILDERATKRDDILPCIKCSRCLQACPIHLNPSELGLLAAQRQYDVMEEKYHLKDCFECGCCSYVCPSNIPLVQYFRIAKVLNRERHLQDG from the coding sequence ATGGATTTATTTAAACTATTCAAAAAAAACACATTTTCCCACGGCATTCACCTTGATGAATATAAAGATGAAACCAATGCCAAAACCACACGTCGATTACCCTTTGCACCTGAGCTCACCTTGCCTTTATCACAAAACACAGGCAAACCTGCTAAAGCAATTGTTCACAAAGGGCAACAGGTTACCCGCGGTGAAATAATTGCAGTTGCTGATGGCTTTATGTCGGTTCCCTTACATAGCCCAGTTACCGGCACCATTAAAGCCATTGATATAGCTAAAACAGCTGAGGGAGGCAAACAGCCAGCCATTATAATCACAACAGCATTAAGCTCAGGGCAACACCTTCTCACCTCGGATATACGTAATGATTACTTACAAATATCCCGCGAAGAACTCATTCAAGCCGTTCAAAATACGGGTATGGTCGGCCTTGGCGGGGCTGCATTCCCTTCGCACGTTAAAATGAAAATTCCAGCAGATACCAATATTCATACCGTGCTCATTAATGGCTGTGAATGTGAGCCATTCATGACCACTGATCATCGCGTCATGCTGGAGCGAGTAGAACAGCTATTACACGGTATTCGCATCGCCATGAAATGCGTTGCTGCACCAAAAGCCATTATTGGTATAGAAGACAATAAGCTTGACGTTTTGCATGCTATCGAGCCTCATTTACCTACAGACGGTAGTATCACTATTAAAGCGATTATCACTAAATACCCGCAAGGCGCACAAAAAATGCTGGCCTATGCGTTATTAGGCATTGAGATTCCTTCAGGTCAGCGTTCATCAAGTGTTGGCTTAGCTATTTTTAACGTCGCCACCTTGGCTAAGATAGGCGCACTATTACCTGCCAATCAGGGTTTAATTGAACGCATTGTAACCATTACTGGCGATAATATTGCGCACCCAGGTAATTACCTCATTCCTTTTGGCACGCCGTTAAGCTTCTTATTAGAACACGTCGGCTTTAAAGGCGAAGAAGCCAGTCTTATTTTAGGCGGGCCAATGATGGGTATGGCAGTACGCTCTTTAGACATGCCGACAACCAAGGCAACAGGCACAGTATTAATTTTGGATGAACGCGCAACCAAACGTGATGATATACTGCCGTGTATCAAATGCTCACGCTGCTTGCAGGCTTGCCCTATTCACCTAAACCCTTCAGAATTAGGCTTATTAGCAGCGCAACGCCAATATGATGTGATGGAAGAAAAGTATCACCTCAAAGACTGCTTTGAATGCGGTTGCTGTAGTTATGTTTGCCCCTCCAATATTCCCTTAGTCCAATATTTTAGAATTGCGAAAGTATTAAACCGTGAAAGGCATTTACAAGATGGCTAA
- a CDS encoding electron transport complex protein RnfC: protein MNLFNLFGNKSFPHGIHPDEYKEETKTKVTRRLPFAPEIIVPLAQSIGRPAKAIVFRGQHVKRGEIIAEADGFMSVPIHSPVTGTIKAIDIATAAKGGKDPAIFITTSLSSGQRVFDSGERNNYLEMKPAELVKAVQNTGMVGLGGAAFPTHVKMAIPADRTIHTVLVNGCECEPFLTTDHRVMLEKIDFLLLGIKIAMRCVAAPKAIIGIENNKLNVLEAIKPYLPDDGSITIEAVETKYPQGAEKMLAYSLLGIEIPSGGLPSEVGLAVFNVATLAELGALLPAKQGLIERIITITGDGVHMLGNYVAPIGTPIRFLLEFAGFIGDEAELILGGPMMGMPVHSLDVPITKGTGALLVLDKRATKNDEILPCIKCSQCLQACPINLNPSELGLLATKRQYDIMEEQFHLNDCFECGCCSYVCPANIPLVQYFRIAKTLNRERHLQTENA from the coding sequence ATGAACCTATTTAATTTATTTGGCAACAAATCCTTTCCTCATGGTATTCACCCTGATGAATATAAAGAAGAAACCAAAACCAAGGTCACTCGTCGCCTGCCTTTTGCCCCGGAAATTATCGTCCCTTTAGCGCAAAGCATTGGCAGACCGGCTAAAGCCATTGTCTTTAGAGGTCAGCATGTCAAACGTGGCGAAATAATCGCTGAAGCCGATGGCTTTATGTCGGTGCCCATTCACTCTCCTGTTACCGGCACAATTAAAGCAATTGATATTGCCACCGCCGCCAAAGGCGGCAAAGACCCTGCCATTTTCATTACAACTTCGTTAAGTTCGGGGCAACGCGTTTTTGATAGCGGTGAACGCAATAATTATTTAGAGATGAAGCCCGCAGAGCTAGTAAAAGCAGTACAAAATACAGGCATGGTTGGCTTAGGCGGCGCAGCATTTCCAACACATGTCAAAATGGCAATCCCTGCCGACCGTACCATTCACACTGTCTTAGTCAATGGTTGTGAATGTGAGCCATTTTTGACCACCGATCACCGAGTGATGTTGGAAAAAATTGATTTTCTCTTACTAGGCATCAAAATTGCCATGCGCTGTGTTGCTGCACCTAAAGCAATTATTGGCATAGAAAACAACAAACTAAATGTTTTGGAGGCCATCAAGCCCTATTTACCTGATGACGGTTCAATTACAATTGAAGCAGTAGAAACCAAATACCCTCAAGGGGCAGAGAAGATGCTGGCCTATTCTTTATTAGGTATTGAAATCCCATCTGGGGGGCTGCCTTCCGAAGTAGGATTAGCCGTTTTTAATGTAGCGACTTTAGCGGAACTTGGTGCCTTACTACCTGCTAAACAAGGCCTAATCGAACGTATCATCACCATTACTGGCGATGGTGTGCATATGCTGGGCAATTACGTGGCGCCAATTGGCACACCTATTCGCTTTTTACTGGAGTTTGCAGGCTTTATCGGCGATGAAGCCGAGCTAATTTTAGGCGGCCCGATGATGGGCATGCCAGTACACTCTTTAGACGTGCCGATCACAAAAGGCACAGGCGCACTATTGGTACTTGATAAGCGCGCCACTAAGAATGATGAAATCTTACCTTGTATAAAATGCTCCCAATGTCTACAGGCCTGCCCTATTAATTTAAACCCGTCAGAACTGGGCTTATTGGCAACAAAACGCCAATACGACATCATGGAAGAACAGTTTCATCTAAATGACTGTTTTGAATGTGGTTGTTGTAGTTACGTATGTCCTGCTAATATACCCCTCGTACAATATTTTAGGATTGCCAAAACCTTAAACCGCGAGCGACACCTACAAACTGAGAATGCATAA